A segment of the bacterium genome:
GGCAGGCCTGCAGGCATATACTCTGTTTGCTCTTCTAATAAATTTGTTATTGAAGCAGCAATGAAACAGGCAGAAATTGACGGAGGTAATCTTCTTATAGAATCCACATCCAACCAGGTAAATCAGTTCGGCGGATACACAGGAATGACGCCAGCTAAATTTGTAACTTTTGTGAGGAATATTGCTGATTCGATGGATTTTGATTTTAACAGAGTGATACTCGGGGGAGACCATCTGGGGCCAAATGCGTGGCAGAATGAGAGGGCAGGGGATGCAATGGCCAAGGCGTCAGGCATGGTGCGCGAGTATGCTGTAAATGGTTTCAGGAAGATACATCTTGATGCAAGTATGAGATGTGCAGATGATCCTTATCCTCTTGATGAGCAGATAGTAGCAGAACGGGCAGCAGAACTTTGCGGGGTTGTTGAAAAAGCTCTGTCTGATAATTCAGATACTCAGCAGCTTCCTCTTTATGTCATTGGCACTGAAGTGCCTGTTCCGGGTGGTGCAAAAGAAGCGCTTAAAGATGTTTCTGTTACAGAAGTAGAAGATGTTCAAAAAACAATTGACATAACAAAGCAGGCTTTTCTCTCACGCGGATTAGAATCAGCATGGGAACGTGTAATTGCTGTTGTAGTTCAGCCAGGTGTTGAATTCAGTGATACAGCAATAGTTGAGTATGATTCTGAAAAAGCCCGGAAACTAAGTAAGTTTATTGAGAATGAGCCGAACCTTGTTTACGAAGCACATTCTACTGATTATCAGAAAAAGGACTCTCTGCAGCAGATGGTTAAAGATCACTTTGCTATTTTAAAAGTAGGCCCCTGGCTGACTTTTGCTTTCAGAGAAGCAGTTTTCGCTTTGAGTTTTATGGAAAATGAGTGGCTTTCACACAAAAAGGATATTTTATTATCAGATATTCAGAATGTACTGGACAAGGCTATGCAGGCTAATCCTGTTTACTGGCAGAATTATTATCACGGAGATTCTGATGAAATCCTGTTTGCAAAGAAGTACAGTTACAGCGATCGTGTACGTTACTACTGGTCTGATCAAAATGTTAACAATGCATTATCACTGTTGTTAAATAACCTTACTGAAAATCCTGTGCCCATGACATTGTTAAGCCAGTACATGCCGGAACAGTATGATTCTGTCAAAGGAGGGAAAATTGCCAATAAACCAGTGGAACTTATACAGGATAAAATAATGAAAGTCACCGGAATATATTCGGAGGCAACTAATTTATCAGATTACTAATGTTAATTATTCACGTTAATGCGGAAGGAGTGGTGCTGTGAAAACTAAAATGTGGCTGTTTTTTGCACTTATTACTATGACTTTCTGGGGTGTCTGGGGTGCTCTGATTGAAGTACCTGAAAAGGCCGGATTTCCTGCAACACTGGGTTATGTTGTCTGGGCATTAACCATGATTTTACCTGCAGTTGTTGTATTAAAGAAGATCCACTTTAAGATTGAACACGATTTGCGTTCTGTTCTTCTCGGTTCTGCAGTAGGTTTCCTGGGGGCGGGCGGGCAGTTAATTTTATTCCAGGCCTTACGCACCGGCCCTGCATATCTTGTATTTCCGTTTATTTCCCTGTCTCCTGTAATTACAATTATTCTCTCTTTTGTAATATTAAAAGAGAATGCGACTCGCAGGGGATGGGTGGGCATTGTAATAGCATTGGTTAGTATTGTTTTCCTTGCATACCAGAAAGGAAACAGCGCCAATGCTTCAGGTTATTTATGGGTCATACTGGCTTTTATTGTTTTCCTGGCATGGGGTATTCAGGCATACATTATAAAATTTGCAAACAGATCCATGAAGGCAGAAAGTATATTCTTTTATATGACACTTACAGGCCTTGTTTTAATTCCGGTTGCTATTTTAATGACAGATTTTTCTCAGACCATAAACTGGGGATTTAAGGGGCCGTACCTTGCTGCAATGATACAGATTTTGAATGCCATTGGGGCGCTATTCTTAGTGTATGCATTCAGGTATGGAAAAGCGATAATTATAAGCCCGTTGACCAATGCTGGTGGGCCTGTAATTACAATTATTATATCTCTTGCATTGTATAAAGTCATTCCGCCGTACATAAATATTGCAGGAATGGCCCTTGCTGTTTTTGCAGCTTTCCTTATGGCAGTTGAACCGGAAGAAGAGGTATCATGAAAACAATATCGAACAACAGAAGAGTTAGCAAGGTTGTTCTTTTATGCCTTGTTATATTGTTTACTATTCATGTTTACGCATCAGGCCAGCAAAAGAAAAGTTCGGGGCTGCCTGTAAGGAGTAGGGGACAACTGATTTTTGATGTGGATATTTGCCAGTATCAATTAAATGAAAATAAAACGCTGGTAGAAATTTCTTATTCTCTTAATCTTGCACAGTTAGCAGCAAAAAAATCTTCTGCTGATTCTAATGCAGTTCTGAATGTTACTATTATGCTTAATAATAATAGCAAAAAATCTTTAACAAAACTTCATGAAAGAAAAGTTGTTTCATTGTCAAATCTGCGGAAGAGAAAAGAGGGATACAATTTTATTGACATGAAGAGATTTGAATTAATGCCTCAGGCTGCTGCTATGGAATTGACTGTAGAAGACTCTGCTTCCGGTATGAGGGGCCGTGTCGTTTATCCCCTTAAAGTAAGAAAATTTGACGATTCTTTTTCCATGAGTGATCTCTTTTTTGTATCTCACGTGCAGAAGGCATCGGGTGAAAGTATTTTTAAAAAACACGGGGTATTTCTAATTCCGAATCCGTCAAGAATGTTTTATGTTTCGGATAAAGGGCCAAAAGTTTTTATTTATTATGAAGTTAATAACCTTGCGTACACTGCGAATTTCAAATCGTACTACCGGGTTGATTATTCTGTCTACGGGCTGGACGGTAAAGAAGTTCTGCCGCTGACATCTAAAATGGTTTTAAAATCAGCGTTAGCAGGGGCCAGAGTTGAGATTATACCAATTGACGGATTTGTAACCGGAGTATATAAGCTGGCTTTGAGTGTGACGGATGTTCAATCGTCAGAATCTAAAACAGAATACCGTTACTTCCAGGTTTTTAACAAAGATAATGAAAAAAACCTGATTTTACCAATGAGTGATCAGGATGTTGTGAAGTATCTTAATCAAATCAAATACATTGCAAGTGACACGGAATTAAAAATATTTAAAAAACTGAATTCCAGGGGAAAACAGCAATTCCTGCTAAATTTCTGGAAATCCAGGGATCCTGATCCTTCAACACCTGAGAATGAAT
Coding sequences within it:
- a CDS encoding D-tagatose-bisphosphate aldolase, class II, non-catalytic subunit produces the protein MNPILKIISSHKQGRPAGIYSVCSSNKFVIEAAMKQAEIDGGNLLIESTSNQVNQFGGYTGMTPAKFVTFVRNIADSMDFDFNRVILGGDHLGPNAWQNERAGDAMAKASGMVREYAVNGFRKIHLDASMRCADDPYPLDEQIVAERAAELCGVVEKALSDNSDTQQLPLYVIGTEVPVPGGAKEALKDVSVTEVEDVQKTIDITKQAFLSRGLESAWERVIAVVVQPGVEFSDTAIVEYDSEKARKLSKFIENEPNLVYEAHSTDYQKKDSLQQMVKDHFAILKVGPWLTFAFREAVFALSFMENEWLSHKKDILLSDIQNVLDKAMQANPVYWQNYYHGDSDEILFAKKYSYSDRVRYYWSDQNVNNALSLLLNNLTENPVPMTLLSQYMPEQYDSVKGGKIANKPVELIQDKIMKVTGIYSEATNLSDY
- a CDS encoding DMT family transporter codes for the protein MWLFFALITMTFWGVWGALIEVPEKAGFPATLGYVVWALTMILPAVVVLKKIHFKIEHDLRSVLLGSAVGFLGAGGQLILFQALRTGPAYLVFPFISLSPVITIILSFVILKENATRRGWVGIVIALVSIVFLAYQKGNSANASGYLWVILAFIVFLAWGIQAYIIKFANRSMKAESIFFYMTLTGLVLIPVAILMTDFSQTINWGFKGPYLAAMIQILNAIGALFLVYAFRYGKAIIISPLTNAGGPVITIIISLALYKVIPPYINIAGMALAVFAAFLMAVEPEEEVS
- a CDS encoding GWxTD domain-containing protein; its protein translation is MKTISNNRRVSKVVLLCLVILFTIHVYASGQQKKSSGLPVRSRGQLIFDVDICQYQLNENKTLVEISYSLNLAQLAAKKSSADSNAVLNVTIMLNNNSKKSLTKLHERKVVSLSNLRKRKEGYNFIDMKRFELMPQAAAMELTVEDSASGMRGRVVYPLKVRKFDDSFSMSDLFFVSHVQKASGESIFKKHGVFLIPNPSRMFYVSDKGPKVFIYYEVNNLAYTANFKSYYRVDYSVYGLDGKEVLPLTSKMVLKSALAGARVEIIPIDGFVTGVYKLALSVTDVQSSESKTEYRYFQVFNKDNEKNLILPMSDQDVVKYLNQIKYIASDTELKIFKKLNSRGKQQFLLNFWKSRDPDPSTPENEFMEEHFRRLAYCKTHFQGGVNSDMGRVYIQYGPPVDKQRDFSSIEYSQPVIIWTYAIDGRSEFVFADRSGDGKYVLVHSTCRDEYSNPHWMDDLRQGTGKK